In Amycolatopsis methanolica 239, a single genomic region encodes these proteins:
- a CDS encoding HAD-IC family P-type ATPase has translation MRAASGAVLDNGLSAAEAAERSRRDGPNALPAARRANPVVEFVKQLVHFFALMLWVASGLALLAGMPALAIAIAVVVLVNGVFSFVQEYRADRAAERLRDLLPVRATVRRDGKPITVDATELVVGDVLLLEAGDRVCADATVLSGGRLSVDESLLTGESAPEHPDEGGRVHAGTYVVEGHGAASVTATGTHTRLAGIAQITAQATRPRSPLTGQLQRVVRIVSVIAVSVGVLFFGIALLLGFAPGEGFLFAIGVTVALVPEGLLPTVTLSLARAVQKMAARNALVRQLESVETLGATTFICTDKTGTLTRNEMSVVAAWTADGTVTVDGEGYLPEGRLYGSSAALSAAGALADSAARCSPDSRAVERGGTWHPVGDPMEVALHVLASRAGRPAPPPPLGRRPFDPYRRRSSVSDVDGLHVTGAPDSVLPLCVDLPAGAADAVQELSAPR, from the coding sequence ATGCGAGCTGCCTCCGGCGCGGTGCTCGACAACGGGTTGTCCGCGGCCGAAGCCGCCGAGCGGTCGCGCCGCGACGGGCCCAATGCCCTGCCCGCCGCACGGCGGGCCAATCCGGTCGTGGAGTTCGTCAAACAGTTGGTGCACTTTTTCGCCCTCATGTTGTGGGTCGCCTCGGGGCTGGCGCTGCTGGCGGGGATGCCCGCGCTGGCGATCGCGATCGCCGTGGTCGTCCTGGTAAACGGGGTGTTCTCGTTCGTGCAGGAGTACCGCGCCGACCGCGCGGCGGAACGGTTGCGGGACCTGCTACCCGTGCGCGCCACCGTGCGGCGGGACGGCAAACCGATCACGGTCGACGCCACCGAGTTGGTGGTCGGCGACGTGCTGTTGCTGGAAGCCGGAGACCGCGTCTGCGCCGACGCCACCGTGCTCTCCGGCGGCCGGCTGTCGGTGGACGAATCGTTGCTGACCGGGGAGAGCGCTCCCGAGCATCCGGACGAGGGTGGCCGCGTGCACGCCGGCACCTACGTCGTGGAGGGGCACGGTGCCGCCTCTGTGACGGCCACCGGCACGCACACCAGGCTGGCCGGGATCGCCCAGATCACGGCACAAGCTACCCGCCCGCGCAGCCCGCTGACCGGGCAGTTGCAGCGGGTGGTGCGGATCGTCTCGGTGATCGCGGTGTCGGTGGGCGTGCTGTTCTTCGGGATCGCGCTGCTGCTCGGCTTCGCCCCGGGCGAGGGGTTCCTGTTCGCCATCGGGGTAACCGTCGCGCTCGTGCCGGAAGGTCTCCTGCCGACCGTGACGTTGTCCTTGGCCCGTGCGGTGCAGAAGATGGCCGCGCGCAACGCGCTCGTGCGGCAGCTGGAGTCCGTGGAGACGCTGGGCGCCACTACGTTCATCTGCACCGACAAGACCGGGACCCTGACCCGCAACGAGATGTCGGTGGTGGCCGCCTGGACCGCGGACGGGACCGTGACCGTGGACGGCGAGGGGTACCTGCCCGAGGGACGGCTGTACGGGAGCTCCGCGGCGCTGAGCGCGGCGGGGGCCCTGGCCGATTCCGCGGCGCGCTGCTCGCCGGACTCGCGGGCGGTGGAGCGCGGCGGGACGTGGCATCCGGTCGGCGACCCGATGGAGGTCGCCTTGCACGTGCTCGCGAGCCGTGCCGGGCGGCCCGCTCCGCCGCCTCCGCTCGGCCGCCGGCCATTCGACCCGTACCGGCGCCGCTCATCGGTGTCCGATGTGGACGGCCTCCATGTGACGGGCGCGCCGGACAGCGTGCTCCCGCTGTGCGTGGACCTGCCCGCCGGCGCGGCCGACGCGGTGCAGGAGCTGAGCGCGCCGCGATGA
- a CDS encoding HAD-IC family P-type ATPase — MVEGTELPGDDTALAELLDTDGAVVARVSPEQKLRIARALQSRGHVVAMTGDGVNDGPALRTADIGVAMGASGTDVAREAADLVLLDDRFTTIVRAIELGRATFANIRRFLTYHLTDNVAELAPFAVWALSGGSIPLGLTVLQVLALDIGTDLVPALALGAEPPNPRTMRGRARTGNLIDGRLVRRAFGVLGPAEALTAMAAFLAVLLAGGWWFGEEPGAALLATASGTAFTEIVLGQLANAFACRSESSWIGRRGFRGNPLLLWATALEAGMLAVFLLVPPLPGLLGSDPPTPLGWSLAALAVPAVWGADALHKALRAHRVR; from the coding sequence GTGGTCGAGGGCACGGAACTGCCCGGGGACGACACGGCGCTCGCCGAGTTGCTCGACACCGACGGGGCGGTGGTGGCGCGGGTGAGCCCGGAGCAGAAGCTGCGCATCGCGAGGGCGTTGCAGTCGCGCGGGCACGTCGTGGCGATGACCGGCGACGGGGTGAACGACGGCCCGGCGTTGCGCACCGCCGATATCGGCGTCGCCATGGGTGCCTCCGGCACCGACGTCGCCCGTGAGGCCGCCGACCTGGTGTTGCTGGACGACCGCTTCACCACCATCGTCAGGGCGATCGAGCTGGGGCGGGCCACGTTCGCCAACATCCGCCGGTTCCTGACCTACCACCTCACGGACAACGTCGCCGAGCTGGCGCCGTTCGCGGTGTGGGCGCTCTCCGGCGGCTCGATCCCGCTGGGTCTCACAGTGCTGCAGGTGCTGGCGCTGGACATCGGCACCGACCTGGTGCCCGCGCTCGCGCTCGGCGCGGAGCCGCCCAACCCGCGCACCATGCGGGGCCGGGCGCGCACCGGCAACCTCATCGACGGCCGGCTGGTGCGCCGGGCATTCGGGGTGCTCGGCCCGGCCGAGGCGCTCACCGCGATGGCAGCGTTCCTGGCAGTGCTGCTCGCCGGCGGCTGGTGGTTCGGGGAGGAGCCGGGTGCGGCGCTACTGGCGACCGCGTCGGGAACCGCTTTCACCGAGATCGTCCTCGGCCAGCTCGCCAACGCGTTCGCCTGCCGCAGCGAAAGCAGCTGGATCGGCCGCCGCGGTTTCCGGGGCAACCCGCTGCTCCTGTGGGCCACCGCGCTGGAAGCCGGGATGCTCGCGGTGTTCCTGCTGGTTCCGCCGTTGCCCGGCCTGCTGGGCAGCGACCCGCCGACCCCGTTGGGCTGGTCACTCGCGGCGCTGGCGGTCCCGGCGGTGTGGGGAGCGGATGCGCTGCACAAGGCCCTCCGCGCCCACCGGGTCCGCTGA
- a CDS encoding dienelactone hydrolase family protein → MGAKAGRRLDDLLTRLGVPHNVKIYPGAGHGFMNDHAPADLTLMLRVLGRLPGTRYDQAATADARRRIVTFFRDHLR, encoded by the coding sequence CTGGGCGCCAAGGCCGGACGCCGCCTCGACGACCTCCTCACCCGCCTCGGCGTGCCCCACAACGTCAAGATCTACCCCGGCGCCGGGCACGGGTTCATGAACGACCATGCCCCGGCCGACCTGACCTTGATGTTGCGGGTGCTGGGGCGCCTGCCCGGCACCCGGTACGACCAGGCCGCGACCGCCGACGCGCGACGGCGGATAGTCACCTTCTTCCGCGACCACCTGCGCTGA
- a CDS encoding DUF1003 domain-containing protein has translation MIQPSGEPRHHPAVVAHRAHRSGDAQLRLADSITRFAGSMWFVYLHAIGIAAWMLALERGPWPTLTLVVSFEAIFLSTFVMIGQNRQAAFQQMKADHEFVQQELELKTNTELTRPIHAMTAELHRRMLADDRSPS, from the coding sequence GTGATCCAGCCGAGCGGCGAGCCGCGACACCACCCCGCGGTGGTCGCCCACCGCGCCCACCGCAGCGGTGACGCGCAGTTGCGGCTCGCCGACTCGATCACCCGGTTCGCGGGCTCGATGTGGTTCGTCTACCTGCACGCGATCGGGATCGCGGCCTGGATGCTGGCCCTTGAGCGCGGTCCCTGGCCCACCCTCACCCTGGTCGTGTCGTTCGAGGCGATCTTCCTGTCCACGTTCGTGATGATCGGGCAGAACCGGCAGGCGGCCTTCCAGCAGATGAAGGCCGACCACGAGTTCGTCCAGCAGGAACTCGAGCTCAAGACCAACACCGAACTGACCCGGCCCATCCACGCCATGACGGCCGAGCTGCACCGCCGGATGCTGGCCGACGACCGGAGCCCGTCGTGA
- a CDS encoding SDR family NAD(P)-dependent oxidoreductase, with protein sequence MKAASTTPARAEGRAGDPRVERVLRVNLHGLFLCTRHVARHMIERGEGGRIINITSIDALHPSAPGLAHYDASKHGAWGFTKNVALELAPHGIWVNGVGPGGIATPGVAAAQSAAPAGVDMAAVLEGFLARIPMKRLGDPDEIGRAALFLASELSSYTTGTQIVVDGGALLS encoded by the coding sequence ATGAAGGCCGCCTCCACGACACCGGCCCGCGCCGAAGGACGAGCCGGTGATCCGAGGGTCGAGCGCGTGCTCCGGGTCAACCTGCACGGGCTGTTCCTGTGCACGCGCCACGTGGCGCGGCACATGATCGAGCGGGGCGAAGGCGGCCGGATCATCAACATCACCTCGATCGACGCGCTGCACCCGTCGGCTCCCGGGCTGGCGCACTACGACGCGTCCAAGCACGGCGCGTGGGGGTTCACCAAGAACGTCGCTCTGGAACTGGCACCGCACGGCATCTGGGTGAACGGCGTCGGGCCCGGCGGCATCGCCACCCCGGGCGTGGCGGCCGCGCAGTCCGCAGCCCCGGCGGGGGTGGACATGGCGGCCGTGCTCGAAGGGTTCCTGGCCAGGATCCCCATGAAACGCCTCGGCGACCCGGACGAGATCGGCCGGGCCGCGTTGTTCCTGGCCTCGGAGCTGTCCTCGTACACGACGGGCACCCAGATCGTCGTCGATGGCGGAGCGCTGTTGTCGTGA
- a CDS encoding purine-cytosine permease family protein, which translates to MAGNNIARAGATGGVVERRSIDYIPLTERHGKAWHQGPFWLTGGFMLPSLLIGFLGPSLGLGLVWSLVAVVCGMGFGTLFMALHANQGPRLGLPQMIQSRAQFGSRGAIFPLLMAVFIYVGYNVFQMVLAGDAVAMFLSGGRVWYLVFSVVAVVIAVVGHDLLHTVQRYFSYLIIVIFAILTVAAVVRFPLSGATPVSSGFTFSAFLAQFAAAGGYQISYSIYVSDYTRYLPQDLPEGKLIGWTFLGGFTGAAWLACLGSLIASYVPGPNALTELYHIGDGIFPGFGVVAVLATLPALIGTSGVNAYGAMLSGMTIVDGIRRVNPTLRVRITGVVFVGVVGALISVTMPADYMSSFEEFIMIMVNLLVPWTAVNLVDFYLVRHGRYAIADISDPDGGVYGRWAWRGLTAYFGGFLAMIPFLSLGFYTGPMTTALGGADIAFIVGLLVSGGLYLLLSGKIRNNPRTPGGQPSGVPALHTLG; encoded by the coding sequence ATGGCGGGCAACAACATCGCCAGAGCGGGCGCAACCGGTGGGGTGGTGGAGCGTCGCTCGATCGACTACATCCCCCTCACCGAACGACACGGCAAGGCGTGGCACCAAGGCCCGTTCTGGCTCACCGGCGGGTTCATGCTGCCCTCTCTTCTGATCGGCTTCCTCGGGCCGTCGCTGGGGCTGGGACTGGTGTGGTCCCTGGTCGCGGTTGTCTGCGGCATGGGCTTCGGCACCCTGTTCATGGCGTTGCACGCCAACCAAGGACCACGGCTCGGGTTACCGCAGATGATCCAGTCCCGGGCGCAGTTCGGCTCACGCGGAGCGATTTTCCCGCTCCTGATGGCCGTGTTCATCTACGTCGGGTACAACGTCTTCCAGATGGTTCTCGCCGGAGACGCGGTCGCGATGTTCCTGTCCGGCGGCCGTGTCTGGTACCTGGTGTTCTCGGTTGTCGCGGTCGTCATCGCCGTGGTGGGACACGACCTGCTGCACACCGTGCAGCGGTATTTCAGTTACCTGATCATCGTGATCTTCGCGATCCTCACGGTCGCCGCCGTCGTCCGGTTCCCGCTCAGCGGGGCGACGCCAGTCTCGTCCGGGTTCACGTTCTCGGCGTTCCTGGCGCAGTTCGCGGCCGCCGGCGGGTACCAGATCAGCTACAGCATCTACGTCTCGGACTACACCCGGTACCTACCGCAGGACCTTCCCGAGGGCAAGCTGATCGGTTGGACGTTCCTGGGCGGCTTCACCGGTGCGGCGTGGCTCGCCTGCCTCGGCAGCCTCATCGCCAGCTACGTGCCGGGCCCGAACGCGCTCACCGAGCTCTACCACATCGGTGACGGCATCTTCCCCGGCTTCGGCGTGGTGGCCGTGCTGGCCACCCTCCCTGCGCTCATCGGCACTTCCGGGGTCAACGCCTACGGCGCGATGCTCTCGGGGATGACGATCGTCGACGGGATCAGGCGGGTGAACCCCACCTTGCGCGTACGGATCACGGGAGTCGTGTTCGTCGGCGTCGTCGGCGCGTTGATCAGCGTGACCATGCCCGCCGACTACATGAGCAGCTTCGAGGAGTTCATCATGATCATGGTGAACCTGCTGGTTCCGTGGACGGCCGTGAACCTGGTCGACTTCTACCTCGTCCGCCACGGCCGCTACGCGATCGCCGACATCAGCGACCCCGACGGGGGCGTGTACGGCCGCTGGGCGTGGCGTGGCCTGACCGCCTACTTCGGTGGGTTCCTCGCGATGATCCCGTTCCTGTCGCTCGGCTTCTACACGGGACCGATGACCACGGCGCTCGGGGGCGCCGACATCGCCTTCATCGTGGGCCTGCTGGTGTCGGGCGGTCTGTACCTCCTCCTCAGCGGCAAGATCCGCAACAACCCGCGCACACCCGGCGGGCAACCGAGCGGAGTACCGGCGCTGCACACCCTCGGGTAA
- a CDS encoding FAD-dependent oxidoreductase, with translation MSAVRHAEIAGGGLAGLTVATALAQRGWSVRVHERGRELREIGAGIFVWENALRVLEEIGAYDDATHRAERVSSWQLFDERRRLIQDDWMKGDHTRLFTVLRTDLHRALADAAVRAGVEIVTNSLVAGATPEGELLLESGETLRGDLVVGADGVGSPVRNAVGLNLAVRDLEDGCSRHLIPRTPQDPVNHALEYWNGGRRVGVVPVTPDQVYVYTCCPAEDLVGRQKPLDKESWVRSFPALRDTIERIPNVSRWASFSDVRCHGWVKGRVAIIGDAASAMSPNLGQAACLAMTNGYALALVLEGATDVPSALRAWESRQRPVTDATQRYSRLYGKVGTRWPRPLADVRSALVWFAGRSRAWQERVNVAAHQGAQLVRQDQRG, from the coding sequence ATGTCTGCCGTTCGTCACGCGGAGATCGCCGGGGGTGGCCTCGCGGGGCTGACCGTGGCCACCGCACTCGCCCAGCGCGGCTGGAGCGTCCGGGTCCACGAGCGCGGCCGCGAGCTGCGCGAGATCGGCGCCGGGATCTTCGTGTGGGAGAACGCCTTGCGGGTTCTCGAGGAGATCGGCGCCTACGACGACGCGACGCACCGAGCCGAGCGGGTCTCCAGCTGGCAGCTGTTCGACGAACGCCGCCGGCTCATCCAGGACGACTGGATGAAGGGCGACCACACCCGCCTGTTCACGGTGCTGCGCACCGATCTGCACCGCGCGCTGGCCGACGCGGCGGTCCGGGCCGGTGTCGAGATCGTGACGAATTCCCTGGTCGCCGGAGCCACCCCGGAGGGCGAGCTGCTCCTCGAATCCGGGGAGACCCTCCGCGGGGACCTGGTGGTCGGCGCGGACGGCGTCGGCTCGCCGGTGCGCAACGCGGTCGGACTGAACCTGGCGGTGCGGGACCTGGAGGACGGGTGCAGCCGTCACCTGATCCCGCGCACGCCGCAGGACCCGGTCAACCACGCCCTGGAGTACTGGAACGGTGGCCGGCGCGTCGGTGTCGTCCCCGTCACCCCGGACCAGGTCTACGTCTACACCTGCTGCCCCGCCGAGGATCTCGTCGGCAGGCAGAAGCCGCTCGACAAGGAGTCGTGGGTGCGCTCGTTTCCCGCTCTGCGCGACACCATCGAGCGGATCCCGAACGTGTCGCGGTGGGCCTCGTTCTCCGACGTCCGGTGCCACGGCTGGGTCAAGGGGCGCGTCGCGATCATCGGTGACGCGGCGAGCGCGATGTCGCCGAACCTGGGTCAGGCGGCCTGCCTGGCGATGACGAACGGGTACGCGCTCGCGCTGGTGCTGGAGGGCGCGACGGACGTGCCGTCCGCCTTGCGCGCCTGGGAATCCCGGCAGCGGCCCGTCACCGACGCCACGCAACGGTACTCGCGGCTCTACGGCAAGGTCGGCACCCGCTGGCCGCGGCCGCTGGCCGACGTCCGCTCGGCGCTGGTCTGGTTCGCGGGCCGGTCCAGGGCCTGGCAGGAGCGGGTCAACGTGGCGGCACACCAAGGCGCCCAGCTGGTCCGGCAGGACCAGCGCGGCTGA
- a CDS encoding amidohydrolase → MTSVKRFFVLDDLISGPYRHQDIHDGLGAVLDLGGNAEMGNAADLVLFSNRVVWLADDDPVSPGFVAIRGNDIVATGPREQGREHIGPATVVKDFAARPIMPGFVDVHAHMEVAARTLYQTVDCRAPRCADVGDVLDTLRAHLGDAVDGWLVGQANLFFDQKLAEKRLPTRAELDSVSTEVAIVVRAGGHVSVLNSPALARAGIDRDYQAADYSITGMPTVERDEDGEPTGVVKEMDNLLPLPRLSGKDLRHAIRQGVHDLFTVHGVTTIGEISETVEGLREMDRLHRDGELGARLRIYLWTPGTVSLEQACTHADWLGLEAADDLIRIHGVKMFSDGGYSAASAAMKRPYVLDGHGHHCGQVALSPEQVAAALERTAAAGLQLAIHANGDRAQEAMCEAIIAAGGVPSGAPAPRIEHAGNLLPEPEATALWRRAGIIPVPQPVFLYTFGDFFPTYLGDYGKRGRFPFRDLLDEGWPITGSSDVWIGSEERATNPFFSIWCTLRRQSFFGEILDGDQRITVVEALRMHTVNAAATLGEGDRYGSLERGKRADVIVLDRDPFACSDDELLDVRVDEVYFGGELVHARSAAPA, encoded by the coding sequence ATGACGTCTGTCAAGCGCTTTTTCGTTCTTGACGACCTGATAAGTGGCCCATATCGTCATCAAGACATCCACGACGGGCTGGGTGCAGTCCTCGACTTGGGAGGTAACGCCGAGATGGGCAACGCTGCGGACCTGGTTCTCTTCTCGAACCGGGTCGTCTGGCTCGCCGACGACGATCCGGTGTCCCCTGGTTTCGTCGCCATCCGCGGTAACGACATCGTCGCCACCGGCCCCCGGGAGCAGGGGCGGGAGCACATCGGGCCGGCGACCGTCGTCAAGGACTTCGCGGCGCGGCCGATCATGCCCGGCTTCGTCGACGTGCACGCGCACATGGAGGTCGCCGCGCGCACCCTGTACCAGACGGTCGACTGCCGCGCGCCCCGGTGCGCCGACGTCGGCGACGTTCTCGACACCCTCCGAGCGCATCTCGGCGACGCGGTCGATGGCTGGCTCGTCGGCCAGGCCAATCTGTTCTTCGACCAGAAGCTCGCCGAGAAGCGGCTGCCGACCCGTGCCGAGCTGGACTCGGTGAGCACCGAGGTCGCGATCGTGGTCCGCGCCGGAGGCCACGTGAGTGTCCTCAACAGCCCGGCGCTGGCCCGTGCCGGCATCGACCGCGATTACCAGGCCGCCGACTACAGCATCACCGGTATGCCGACCGTCGAAAGGGACGAGGACGGCGAACCGACCGGTGTGGTCAAGGAGATGGACAACCTCCTGCCGCTGCCCCGCCTCTCGGGCAAGGACCTGCGCCACGCCATCCGCCAGGGCGTGCACGACCTGTTCACCGTCCACGGCGTCACCACGATCGGGGAGATCTCGGAGACGGTCGAGGGTCTGCGTGAGATGGACCGGCTGCACCGCGACGGTGAACTGGGCGCCCGGCTGCGGATCTACCTGTGGACACCGGGAACCGTCAGCCTGGAGCAGGCGTGCACCCACGCCGACTGGCTCGGACTGGAAGCCGCGGACGACCTGATCCGGATCCACGGCGTGAAGATGTTCTCCGACGGCGGCTATTCGGCGGCGAGCGCCGCGATGAAGCGGCCTTACGTCCTCGACGGCCACGGCCACCACTGCGGTCAGGTGGCGCTCAGTCCCGAGCAGGTCGCCGCGGCGCTCGAGCGGACCGCGGCGGCGGGGCTCCAGCTCGCGATACACGCCAACGGTGACCGTGCGCAAGAAGCCATGTGCGAGGCGATCATCGCGGCCGGCGGTGTGCCATCCGGAGCGCCCGCGCCCCGGATCGAGCACGCCGGCAACCTGCTGCCAGAGCCGGAAGCGACCGCGTTGTGGCGCCGGGCGGGCATCATACCCGTGCCGCAGCCGGTGTTCCTCTACACCTTCGGCGACTTCTTCCCCACCTATCTCGGCGACTACGGCAAGCGCGGCCGGTTTCCCTTCCGCGACCTGCTCGACGAGGGCTGGCCGATCACCGGCAGCTCCGATGTGTGGATCGGCTCGGAGGAGCGCGCGACCAACCCGTTCTTCAGCATCTGGTGCACCCTGCGGCGGCAGTCGTTCTTCGGGGAGATCCTGGACGGAGACCAGCGGATCACCGTCGTGGAGGCCCTGCGGATGCACACCGTCAACGCGGCGGCCACCCTGGGCGAGGGCGACCGCTACGGCAGTCTCGAGCGGGGCAAGCGCGCGGACGTGATCGTGCTGGACCGCGACCCCTTCGCGTGCTCGGACGACGAACTGCTCGACGTGCGGGTGGACGAGGTGTACTTCGGGGGCGAGCTCGTCCACGCCCGCTCGGCGGCTCCCGCGTAA
- a CDS encoding Lrp/AsnC family transcriptional regulator: MCGPDDPVPSFLPGVFPLPSDDGSSGLSDTDRALIRALQADGRQSFVALSKAIGVPERTIRRRVNQLLADQVIQITAVTDPAVLGYRVAALVGLHLDGGRNVRAVIASVTRVAAVDYAVITTGRYDALVEVLCRDTSELLSVVHESLAPLPGVRGVEIFPYVQLHYQEPEWDAAQEKARNGVRDVRGSLDATDRKIVAELTGDGRLAFSVIGDRLGMSESQVRKRVTRLLAERIIRITAIANPRSLGFENQVWVAIRCTPGHSVADLAETLTRIPSITYVAACAGRFDIFAEAVCRSTQDMARLVDGEIRTLTGVTHTELMLCLDLYYRAVQPPLEPE; encoded by the coding sequence ATGTGCGGACCCGACGACCCGGTGCCCAGTTTCCTGCCAGGGGTGTTCCCGCTTCCCAGCGACGACGGAAGCAGCGGGCTCAGCGATACCGATCGCGCTCTGATTCGCGCGTTGCAGGCCGACGGCCGGCAGTCCTTCGTGGCGTTGTCGAAGGCGATCGGCGTTCCGGAGCGGACGATCCGGCGTCGCGTGAACCAGCTGCTCGCGGACCAGGTCATCCAGATCACCGCGGTCACCGATCCCGCGGTCCTCGGTTACCGGGTGGCGGCGCTGGTCGGTCTGCATCTCGACGGCGGGCGGAACGTCCGTGCGGTCATCGCGTCCGTCACCCGGGTCGCCGCCGTCGACTACGCCGTGATCACCACCGGCCGGTACGACGCGCTCGTCGAGGTGCTGTGCCGCGACACGAGCGAACTGCTGTCGGTGGTGCACGAGTCGCTGGCGCCGCTGCCCGGGGTGCGCGGCGTGGAGATCTTCCCCTACGTGCAGCTGCACTACCAGGAACCGGAGTGGGACGCCGCCCAGGAGAAGGCCCGCAACGGCGTGCGCGACGTACGCGGCTCGCTCGACGCGACGGACCGGAAGATCGTCGCCGAGCTCACCGGCGACGGACGGCTCGCCTTCTCCGTCATCGGGGACCGGCTGGGCATGTCCGAATCCCAGGTCCGCAAGCGGGTCACGCGCCTGCTCGCTGAGCGGATCATCCGGATCACGGCCATCGCCAACCCGCGCAGTCTCGGTTTCGAGAACCAGGTGTGGGTGGCGATCCGGTGCACCCCTGGGCACAGCGTGGCGGATCTTGCCGAGACCCTGACGAGAATTCCGTCGATCACCTACGTCGCCGCGTGCGCGGGCCGCTTCGACATCTTCGCCGAGGCGGTCTGCCGTAGTACCCAGGACATGGCCCGTCTCGTCGACGGCGAGATCAGAACGCTGACCGGGGTCACTCACACCGAGCTGATGCTCTGCCTCGACCTGTACTACCGCGCGGTCCAGCCGCCGCTCGAGCCGGAGTGA
- a CDS encoding putative hydro-lyase: protein MHITSVTSPAEARGRFRAGVRVPTAGWAPGHAQANMIIVPREYAYDVLLFGQRNPKPCPIIDVSDAGSPHTALAADADIRTDLPAYRVWRDGELVDEPGDITGYWADDLVTFLIGCSFTFETPLVAAGIEVRHISAGSNVPMYRTNRPCRPAGRLSGPMVVSMRPIPADRVADAVRISGQFPAVHGAPVHIGEPAALGISDLSTPDFGDAVEIKPGEVPVFWACGVTPQAAIMASRPPFAITHAPGHMFVTDVPDHTYAV from the coding sequence ATGCACATCACATCGGTCACCAGCCCCGCCGAGGCCCGCGGTCGCTTCCGGGCCGGGGTGCGGGTGCCGACGGCGGGCTGGGCGCCCGGTCACGCCCAGGCGAACATGATCATCGTTCCCCGGGAGTACGCCTACGACGTGCTCCTGTTCGGGCAGCGCAATCCCAAGCCCTGCCCGATCATCGACGTCTCCGACGCGGGCAGCCCGCACACCGCGCTGGCCGCGGATGCCGATATCCGCACGGACCTGCCGGCGTACCGGGTGTGGCGGGACGGGGAGCTCGTCGACGAGCCGGGCGACATCACCGGATACTGGGCCGACGATCTGGTGACCTTCCTGATCGGCTGCAGTTTCACCTTCGAGACGCCGTTGGTCGCCGCGGGGATCGAGGTCCGGCACATCAGCGCGGGCAGCAACGTGCCGATGTACCGGACCAACCGCCCGTGCCGGCCCGCGGGGAGGCTGAGCGGCCCGATGGTGGTGTCCATGCGGCCGATCCCCGCCGACCGGGTGGCGGACGCCGTGCGGATCAGTGGCCAGTTCCCCGCCGTGCACGGCGCCCCGGTCCACATCGGCGAGCCCGCGGCGCTCGGCATCTCCGACCTGTCCACTCCGGACTTCGGCGACGCCGTCGAGATCAAGCCGGGCGAAGTGCCCGTCTTCTGGGCCTGTGGTGTCACCCCGCAGGCGGCGATCATGGCGTCCCGGCCGCCGTTCGCGATCACCCACGCCCCGGGCCACATGTTCGTCACCGACGTGCCCGACCACACCTACGCGGTGTAG
- a CDS encoding carcinine hydrolase/isopenicillin-N N-acyltransferase family protein, which translates to MNGPRHWLLASNSDNPYTTTNHLLAASGERHSYLAVRVVVPDADVFVPWAGMLTRGVNAAGLGFTYAFVPEQDMADHPAQEWSARMLATASTVEEGLTYLTGDETLPGNYLFADRSGGMAVVEVGGGRVEVRPPATGTEARANGWRFLAEKAAPSWDDSTASTHRQGRGSELLGALDTASPEALRHVLRDHREDGGPAGKHGRSLCNHGTTDGTISSEIIDPSGHLWFGFGFPCGSPRGYEQDSRTPWGRLVRFSLAEGSGSGDLTTADGTITPLGVRLMS; encoded by the coding sequence ATGAACGGGCCCCGGCACTGGCTGCTGGCCAGCAACAGCGACAACCCGTACACCACGACGAATCATCTGCTGGCCGCGAGTGGTGAACGCCACTCGTACCTGGCGGTCCGCGTCGTCGTGCCCGACGCCGATGTCTTCGTGCCGTGGGCTGGAATGCTCACTCGCGGCGTCAACGCCGCCGGGCTCGGCTTCACCTACGCGTTCGTGCCGGAGCAGGACATGGCGGACCACCCCGCGCAGGAGTGGTCCGCCCGGATGCTCGCCACCGCGTCGACCGTGGAGGAGGGACTGACCTATCTGACCGGAGACGAGACGTTGCCGGGCAACTACCTCTTCGCCGACAGGTCGGGGGGGATGGCGGTCGTCGAGGTGGGGGGTGGGCGCGTGGAGGTGCGGCCCCCTGCGACCGGCACCGAAGCGCGCGCCAACGGGTGGCGGTTTCTGGCGGAAAAAGCCGCGCCGTCCTGGGACGACTCCACCGCGTCGACCCACCGGCAGGGCCGGGGCAGCGAGCTGCTCGGCGCGCTGGACACCGCCAGCCCGGAAGCGTTGCGGCACGTTCTGCGCGACCACCGGGAAGACGGCGGGCCGGCCGGGAAGCACGGCCGTTCGCTGTGCAACCACGGCACCACCGACGGCACGATCTCCAGCGAGATCATCGATCCGTCCGGGCACCTGTGGTTCGGGTTCGGTTTTCCGTGTGGCAGCCCACGAGGGTACGAGCAGGACAGCCGCACGCCGTGGGGACGGCTCGTCCGCTTCTCGCTGGCGGAGGGTTCCGGAAGTGGGGACCTCACCACCGCTGACGGCACGATCACGCCCCTGGGCGTGCGGCTCATGTCCTGA